A genomic window from Micromonospora ferruginea includes:
- a CDS encoding LamG-like jellyroll fold domain-containing protein gives MALTVAVPPGAVPVDGDFPLSWLWSWLPQRAAWSAPGPDGPQQRAAGGADGRSHQASAAQTTANGGRGRAPGHSPQAAPADKRVPPKVAKATTPSIPGRTGFDPRRSQRATDKTEARADVYENPDGSVTRQVHELPVNYRRADGSWQPIDRTLVRSGGRLKQKASPLPADLAATAADPRLATLGLGEERSLSYGLQGAAPVAAEISGASALYRAALPETDLRLTVRSGGVKEELILHSVTAGNSWVFPLRAKGVTPTVEQDGSVALRNRSGEVVGQIPVGFMHDSYMAPGSGEFTNSHAVAYDLTTTESGQPALRMTADAEWLRDPARVFPVTVDPSVTAGYDTTDDTYVQYGDDTNHSGDDNLAVGTWDSGTHRSISLLAFSNYGSAFNYKKLSSVKLKLYLTWQYNCTAQEFWVQPLTTSWSASTARYKGLPYAGPGLGSELVRASPNSAKACGNKVGDRSVGEWVTVNLPIATFQDWANGGANYGLALNTSQTNNPQFKRFTSRNGPNAVFTPYLEMTYTDNVAPQVNSQYPPHGHQVSTLTPELLANASDPDLFPSALSFDFLVYDRTATKIAESGWQPYMTWAVPAGKLKWSEAYTWTVIVKDGNQASTSQKLQSFSTGAQQPLLTGELTQNGERRFDPGKGNYTFSATDAAVPTAGPPLSIVRSYDSRSARRGAFGEGWSSLLDMRVVDPWSSIKSPPPHVLVTYPTGQVVSFGRNPDGSFVPPSGRFATFTEQPGGYELVDKDGTTYTFRGGISVPGQYDISAITDSNGRTLTFHYTFDSVVGRATTITTSSGRSLRLRWSTGAAQRVLSVTTDAATPGDDTTSSTWNYAYTDGLLTQVCPPTSTTRCTTYTYATNNRYPAAALDARPRDFWRLGESSGTTAANGVPASTGIRNGTYSGVTLGRPGALPGSSATAAGFNGSSSYVSLPVQDVDPAGYKSVSLWFQMTAGSTAGGTLFAYQTVPITSAAAQNWTPALYVGTDGKLRGEFWTGAVEPMVSGSVVNDGKWHHATLVGDKTSQTLYLDGAPQATLAKPLVQTPTLAKYVYVGAGETSSWPSRPTNSKGFFPGSIGEVAYFDRALSRFDVNDLDSANIAARPVESVVRPSGNVEATVTYDPAASRVTQVVDENGGVWKVGAGSVTGSYAVHSGAVLGANPADYWRFAESGTTEAVNEVNGGTATYNAVTLGTPGGPFDDPARGDDDTTVATFNGTSSFVELPVEDVPGVGPQSVALWFKTPAGYTGGGVLFGSQVNDVDGAASQTGGYSPNLYVGTDGKLRGKFWNGANTPITSTALVNDGKWHHAVLSAKSTSQTLYLDGVPVSTMAGNLASYGALKAYVGAGQAATWPAAPTNTRGYYKGDIAEVSYYRAELTAADAAAQFAARSKSSGVLVKTYEVTDPGNKRLRYVHDLADRKIEETDALGGSTRYGYDVNGFLRTTTDPNGNVTTTEHDPRGNVVSSTTCQDRSANKCSTNYYTYFVNSTTPAMWNNTSLLFSPGDFDGDGDTDLIYRNDTDTQLYLMRGNGEGGWLTSVPVQIGAPGWNTVDQMLSPGDFDGDGKPDIIYHLTGDANFYLLRGDGKGWWKSSESLKITSTFGATAQMVFSPGDFDGDGKRDILFRKSTDNNLYLVKGNGAGGWLTGTPVQVGTGWGSAELIFSPGDFDGDAKPDVLYRKSTDKGLYIVKGNGTGGWLTGTSVLVTAGWSGFDALLSPGDFTGDRKADVIRRGSTDRDLYLLRGNGTGGWATGSQEKLGAGGPDPRNDALLTVRDGRSSSATDNQFLTSYGYDRGGHRISVTDPLGRVTATSYTDGADPAQGGGVAPAGLASVVTSPGGARQRITYFSNGDIARIVDAVGKVTEYTYDGLGRVLTKTEKTETFPAGLVTRFEYDGLGRVVTRTDPAVTNRVTGAVHTAVTTSTYDDDGNMLSETVSDATGGDASRTESATYNSRGQQETSTDARSKTTRVEYDSFGRPVKEIAPDGGEVVTEYDANGQQVSTTLRGWTGNPGNPSPPRDLVLSSRAYDPAGRLASETDAMGWSTVYTYTDNGLTATVTRKDPSNGATFVAERTEYDGAGNPSTRTTNDGATTVVNTVDAANRVTRSLLDPNGLKRYTDYEYSADGQVAGRQLWTPEATWARYQTHYDAAGRKLAETVYLGGAPLGRWKFDGTTDAARTSDGTGNSSLTANGTVAWSADRDGAADLSGAGSLSTRSAMIDAARDFTVSAWASPADVTGTRKVLAGSGTAQDAFDLRLDGGRWKFVLRAVDDPDATTVAATSTSTPTAGAWTHLAGTYDVKTGTMRLYVNGVLEDTRTGARSFTTRAPFRIGAGSSAGVPADLWTGKIDDVHVYQRLLSDSDIARVTAGTAPAGNESVQRTSYTVDNGGLVRSVTDANGLTTDTEFDEAGRPTVTVQPAVNVETGGSSPVSARPISSAGYDTFGSVVETKDPNGNVTVQDYDAAGRVTATRMPSYTPPGGTPVEPVVRRSYDALGQLETETDALEKVTDYEYDQLGQLTAVTAPDGGVTRYTYDLAGDRLSTTDPTGGRTEATYDYMGRVLTSTDVVRQTGASYSSSYSYGPGGWLASQTSPDGVTGATTYNAAGEAITQTDGAGKTTQFGFDGIGRPNRTTLPDGTYTTATYDMASQPFTTTSWSATGSSLRTEKRYYDRGGRVVYQVDARETATRFGYDAAGRLSFQVEPISASDNITTFFGYDAAGNQTRMTDGRQNRFITTYNSWNLPESRIEPATSATPGAADRTFTVSYDASGRAVTQRSPGGVSVTNSYDEVGRLTQQVGAGAEATSPDRVFDYDRAGRLTSVSGTTGTNTFTYDDRGLLLSTEGPSGASSFAWSGDRKLARRTDAAGVTTFGYDSAGRPATASNPTTGVATSYTYNLLSQVQTIGYGSGGNVRTLSYDDLHRLTGDVLKTAGGQTVASVGYGYDANGNETSKTTTGFAGSSTNTYTYDLANRLTGWDNGSTPVVYAYDKSGNRVQAGSVTFSYDQRNQLTSSSNGTTYRYTPRGTLASATTAAGEMLTATDAFGQVRSQGLSGGGSQAYDYDGLGRLVRAGFQYTGTGNTLAADGVALYTRDMTDDLVGVRSAEENRYAWTDRHQDVVGQFGGTDPALSGSTAYDPLGRRLAGSGMLGNLGYQSEWTDSSNGRVNMWSRWYNPDTGQFDTRDSATLSPTPTSVTANRFAYADNNPLTVTDPTGHWPNWGNTFSSMKSGLSSAWNSTASSLSSAWHATTSTLSSAWNATTNWASQQWNRAKSWASQQWDRAKNWGSQQWNRAKNWATDTYHKAQKKVDDGRKWLAQKAAEAKRKAQQLASNIKQAGKNMVTKVMSNKLVAKTVNGIADAYKATEKWVQEHKADIAGFIVGAAVGIGCGALIGWTGVGAIACGALAGAAGSLVTGLMNGERGMDLLKTTALGALGGAVGGLGGIVGGRLAAAVGSRLSGFAGTLGGRVLGGAIGGGTADAMTQLATTGRINVTQVALATGVGALAGGLSKGRGSCHSFEPGTRVLMADGTTRPIRDVNIGDRVKATDPTTGKTVAKPVTALHLNRDRDLADVTVSIRPKGKAATQATLKTTQNHPFWSQSGRRWVTAGALAVGTALLSIGASSAAVADVRSHTGAQNMRDLTVADVHTYYVLAGTTPVLVHNCGTEPIKPTRTFRTESAIDNEPQGPLPRSAFNENGRNLADGDHHYVVMRDNSVRSMHSDDMFAIDETSGHTSLSGGEPVFMAGHFQASGGRISEFDNWSGHYSPNNAIPGYRPISDVARAALENNGFPGARSAAWDDITE, from the coding sequence ATGGCACTGACGGTGGCGGTTCCGCCCGGGGCAGTGCCGGTTGACGGTGACTTCCCGCTGTCCTGGCTGTGGTCCTGGCTGCCGCAGCGGGCCGCCTGGTCGGCTCCGGGGCCGGACGGTCCGCAGCAACGGGCAGCCGGCGGGGCGGATGGTCGATCCCACCAGGCCTCGGCGGCGCAGACCACAGCGAACGGCGGTCGCGGTCGCGCCCCCGGGCACAGCCCGCAGGCCGCTCCGGCTGATAAGCGCGTCCCGCCGAAGGTGGCAAAGGCGACCACACCGTCGATCCCTGGGCGGACGGGGTTCGACCCGCGGCGCAGCCAACGCGCGACCGACAAGACCGAGGCCCGCGCCGACGTCTACGAGAACCCCGATGGCTCGGTCACCCGTCAGGTGCACGAGTTGCCGGTCAACTACCGCCGCGCCGATGGCTCCTGGCAGCCTATCGATCGCACCCTTGTCCGCTCGGGTGGTCGACTCAAGCAGAAGGCCAGCCCCCTGCCTGCCGATCTCGCGGCGACCGCCGCTGATCCACGTCTTGCCACGCTCGGCCTCGGCGAGGAGCGATCCCTGTCCTACGGCCTCCAGGGGGCGGCTCCGGTCGCGGCCGAGATCTCTGGGGCGTCCGCCCTCTACCGCGCGGCCCTGCCGGAGACCGACCTTCGGCTCACCGTCCGCTCAGGTGGGGTCAAGGAAGAGTTGATCCTGCATTCCGTGACCGCTGGCAACTCCTGGGTGTTCCCCCTCCGCGCGAAGGGTGTGACACCTACCGTGGAGCAGGACGGTTCCGTCGCCCTGCGGAATCGGTCCGGCGAGGTGGTCGGCCAGATCCCGGTGGGCTTCATGCACGACTCCTACATGGCACCGGGGTCCGGTGAATTCACCAACTCGCACGCCGTCGCGTACGACCTGACGACGACGGAGAGTGGTCAGCCGGCCCTGCGAATGACGGCGGATGCCGAATGGTTGCGCGACCCGGCCCGCGTCTTCCCCGTCACGGTCGACCCGTCGGTCACCGCCGGATACGACACCACCGATGACACCTACGTTCAGTACGGCGACGACACCAACCATTCCGGGGACGACAACCTCGCTGTCGGCACCTGGGACAGCGGCACCCACCGGTCGATCTCGCTGCTGGCCTTCTCAAACTACGGATCAGCCTTCAACTACAAGAAGCTCAGCTCGGTCAAGCTGAAGCTCTACCTGACCTGGCAGTACAACTGCACCGCTCAGGAATTCTGGGTGCAACCGCTCACCACGAGCTGGTCCGCCTCGACCGCCCGCTACAAGGGCCTTCCGTACGCCGGGCCCGGCCTCGGCAGCGAACTGGTCCGCGCGTCGCCGAACTCCGCGAAGGCATGCGGCAACAAGGTGGGTGACCGGTCCGTCGGTGAATGGGTGACGGTGAATCTGCCGATCGCCACTTTCCAGGACTGGGCCAACGGCGGCGCCAACTACGGTCTCGCGCTGAACACCAGCCAGACCAACAACCCCCAGTTCAAGCGGTTCACCTCGCGTAACGGTCCGAACGCCGTCTTCACGCCGTACCTGGAGATGACCTACACCGACAACGTCGCGCCGCAGGTGAACTCCCAATATCCGCCGCACGGCCACCAGGTGAGCACCCTGACGCCGGAGTTGCTGGCCAACGCCTCTGACCCGGACCTGTTCCCCTCCGCGTTGAGCTTCGACTTCCTGGTCTACGACCGCACCGCCACGAAGATCGCCGAGTCGGGCTGGCAGCCGTACATGACGTGGGCGGTGCCGGCGGGCAAGCTGAAATGGAGCGAGGCCTACACCTGGACCGTCATCGTCAAGGACGGAAATCAGGCCAGCACCTCCCAGAAGCTCCAGTCGTTCAGCACCGGGGCGCAGCAGCCGCTGCTGACCGGCGAGTTGACGCAGAACGGCGAGCGGCGCTTCGACCCGGGCAAGGGCAACTACACCTTCTCGGCCACCGACGCGGCCGTGCCCACCGCCGGCCCACCCCTGTCCATCGTGCGCTCCTACGACAGTCGCTCGGCCCGTCGCGGAGCGTTCGGCGAGGGCTGGTCCAGCCTGCTCGACATGCGCGTGGTGGACCCCTGGTCATCCATCAAGAGCCCACCGCCGCACGTCCTGGTCACCTACCCGACCGGTCAGGTGGTCTCGTTCGGCCGCAACCCGGACGGCAGCTTCGTTCCGCCGTCGGGCCGGTTCGCCACCTTCACCGAGCAGCCGGGTGGTTACGAGCTCGTCGACAAGGACGGCACCACGTACACCTTCCGTGGCGGCATCTCGGTGCCCGGCCAGTACGACATCAGTGCCATCACCGACAGCAACGGCCGTACGCTGACCTTCCACTACACCTTCGACTCGGTGGTGGGGCGGGCGACCACCATCACCACCTCGTCGGGGCGATCGCTGCGGCTGCGCTGGAGCACGGGCGCCGCGCAGCGCGTGCTCTCGGTGACCACGGACGCCGCCACCCCGGGCGATGACACCACATCGTCCACGTGGAACTACGCGTACACCGATGGCCTGCTCACCCAGGTCTGTCCCCCGACGTCGACGACCAGGTGCACCACCTACACGTACGCGACGAACAACCGTTATCCGGCGGCGGCGCTCGACGCCCGCCCGCGCGATTTCTGGCGGCTCGGCGAGTCGTCGGGGACGACGGCGGCCAACGGGGTGCCCGCCTCCACGGGTATCCGCAACGGCACGTACTCCGGGGTGACCCTCGGCCGGCCCGGCGCGTTGCCCGGCTCGTCCGCCACGGCGGCCGGATTCAACGGCAGCTCCTCCTACGTGAGCCTGCCGGTGCAGGACGTGGACCCCGCCGGCTACAAGTCGGTCAGCCTGTGGTTCCAGATGACGGCCGGCTCGACCGCGGGCGGTACCCTTTTCGCCTACCAGACGGTGCCGATCACCTCGGCTGCCGCGCAGAACTGGACGCCGGCGCTCTACGTCGGCACGGACGGCAAGCTCCGCGGCGAGTTCTGGACCGGAGCGGTCGAGCCGATGGTCTCCGGCAGCGTCGTCAACGACGGAAAGTGGCACCACGCCACCCTGGTCGGCGACAAGACCAGCCAGACGCTGTACCTGGACGGGGCTCCGCAGGCGACGCTCGCCAAGCCGCTCGTCCAGACCCCGACCCTGGCGAAATACGTCTACGTCGGTGCGGGCGAGACCTCAAGCTGGCCGTCGCGGCCGACCAACAGCAAGGGCTTCTTCCCGGGCTCGATCGGCGAGGTCGCCTACTTCGACCGGGCGCTCAGCCGGTTCGACGTCAACGATCTGGACAGCGCGAACATCGCCGCTCGGCCGGTCGAGTCGGTCGTCCGTCCCTCCGGCAACGTCGAGGCGACGGTCACCTACGATCCGGCGGCCTCGCGGGTCACCCAGGTGGTGGACGAGAACGGCGGAGTCTGGAAGGTCGGCGCCGGCAGCGTGACGGGCTCCTACGCGGTGCACTCCGGGGCGGTGCTCGGCGCGAACCCGGCCGACTACTGGCGGTTCGCCGAGAGCGGCACCACCGAGGCCGTCAACGAGGTCAACGGGGGGACCGCCACCTACAACGCGGTCACCCTCGGCACCCCCGGCGGGCCGTTCGATGATCCCGCCCGCGGCGACGACGACACCACCGTCGCGACCTTCAACGGCACCTCCTCCTTCGTCGAGCTCCCCGTCGAGGACGTGCCAGGTGTCGGCCCGCAGTCCGTGGCGCTGTGGTTCAAGACGCCCGCCGGCTACACGGGTGGTGGTGTGCTGTTCGGTTCGCAGGTCAACGACGTCGACGGCGCGGCGTCGCAGACCGGTGGCTACAGCCCGAATCTGTACGTCGGCACGGACGGAAAGCTGCGCGGCAAGTTCTGGAACGGCGCGAACACGCCCATCACGTCGACGGCTCTGGTGAACGACGGCAAGTGGCACCACGCCGTGCTCAGCGCGAAGAGCACCAGCCAGACGCTCTACCTGGACGGGGTGCCCGTCAGCACGATGGCCGGCAACCTGGCCAGCTACGGCGCCCTGAAGGCGTACGTCGGTGCCGGGCAGGCGGCGACCTGGCCCGCAGCCCCGACGAACACGCGCGGCTACTACAAGGGTGACATCGCGGAGGTCTCCTACTACCGCGCCGAACTCACCGCCGCGGACGCCGCGGCCCAGTTCGCCGCCCGATCGAAGTCGTCCGGCGTACTGGTGAAGACGTACGAGGTGACCGACCCGGGCAACAAGCGGCTCCGCTACGTCCACGACCTCGCCGATCGCAAGATCGAGGAGACGGACGCGCTGGGTGGCAGCACCAGGTACGGCTATGACGTCAACGGGTTCCTGCGGACCACGACAGACCCGAACGGCAATGTCACCACCACCGAGCACGACCCGCGCGGCAACGTCGTCTCCTCGACGACCTGCCAGGACCGGTCGGCCAACAAGTGCTCCACGAACTACTACACGTACTTCGTCAACTCGACCACACCGGCGATGTGGAACAACACGTCATTGCTCTTCTCCCCGGGTGACTTCGACGGCGACGGCGACACCGACCTCATCTACCGGAACGACACCGACACCCAGCTCTACCTCATGCGGGGCAACGGTGAGGGCGGCTGGTTGACCAGCGTCCCGGTGCAGATCGGGGCACCGGGCTGGAACACCGTCGACCAGATGCTGTCTCCGGGTGACTTCGACGGCGACGGCAAGCCGGACATCATCTACCACCTGACCGGAGACGCCAACTTCTACCTGCTGCGTGGTGATGGGAAGGGATGGTGGAAGTCGAGTGAGTCCCTCAAGATCACCTCGACGTTCGGCGCCACCGCCCAGATGGTCTTCTCGCCGGGCGACTTCGACGGGGACGGCAAGCGCGACATCCTCTTCCGCAAGTCGACCGACAACAACCTCTACCTGGTGAAGGGCAACGGCGCCGGCGGCTGGCTGACGGGTACGCCGGTGCAGGTCGGCACCGGCTGGGGCAGCGCGGAACTGATCTTCTCGCCGGGCGACTTCGACGGGGACGCGAAGCCGGACGTCCTCTACCGCAAGTCGACTGACAAGGGCCTCTACATCGTCAAGGGCAACGGCACCGGCGGCTGGTTGACGGGCACCTCCGTTCTGGTGACCGCCGGATGGTCCGGTTTCGACGCGCTCCTCTCGCCGGGCGACTTCACCGGCGACCGTAAGGCTGACGTGATCCGCCGCGGCAGCACCGACCGGGACCTCTACCTGCTGCGCGGCAACGGAACTGGTGGTTGGGCCACCGGAAGCCAGGAGAAGCTCGGCGCGGGCGGCCCGGACCCGCGCAACGACGCACTGCTGACGGTCCGCGACGGTCGCTCGTCGTCGGCCACCGACAACCAGTTCCTCACCAGCTACGGCTACGACCGCGGTGGCCACCGGATCTCGGTGACCGATCCGCTGGGACGGGTGACCGCGACCTCGTACACCGACGGTGCCGACCCCGCCCAGGGCGGCGGCGTGGCACCGGCCGGCCTGGCCTCCGTCGTCACCTCGCCCGGTGGGGCACGGCAACGGATCACCTATTTCAGCAACGGGGACATCGCCCGGATCGTCGACGCCGTGGGCAAGGTGACGGAGTACACCTACGACGGCCTCGGTCGGGTCCTCACCAAGACCGAGAAGACCGAGACCTTCCCCGCCGGCCTCGTGACCCGGTTCGAGTACGACGGCCTGGGACGCGTCGTGACCCGCACCGATCCGGCGGTCACCAACCGGGTAACCGGGGCCGTCCACACCGCGGTCACCACCAGCACGTACGACGACGACGGCAACATGCTCTCCGAGACGGTCAGCGACGCCACCGGCGGGGACGCGTCGCGGACCGAGTCGGCCACCTACAACAGTCGAGGGCAGCAGGAGACGTCGACCGATGCCCGGTCGAAGACGACCCGGGTGGAGTACGACAGCTTCGGTCGGCCGGTGAAGGAGATCGCGCCCGACGGCGGCGAGGTCGTCACCGAGTACGACGCCAACGGCCAGCAGGTGTCGACCACGCTGCGCGGCTGGACCGGCAACCCCGGCAACCCGTCGCCGCCCCGTGACCTTGTGCTCTCCTCGCGAGCGTACGACCCGGCGGGTCGGCTCGCGTCGGAGACGGACGCGATGGGCTGGTCGACGGTGTACACGTACACGGACAACGGGCTGACCGCGACCGTGACCCGGAAGGACCCGAGCAACGGTGCGACGTTCGTGGCCGAGCGCACCGAGTACGACGGTGCGGGCAACCCGTCCACCCGTACCACCAACGATGGTGCCACCACCGTGGTGAACACGGTCGACGCCGCCAACCGGGTCACCCGGAGTCTGCTGGACCCGAACGGGCTCAAGCGCTACACGGACTACGAGTACTCGGCGGATGGCCAGGTGGCCGGCCGTCAACTCTGGACCCCCGAGGCCACCTGGGCCCGCTACCAGACCCACTACGACGCGGCCGGCCGGAAGCTGGCGGAGACCGTCTACCTGGGCGGCGCGCCGCTGGGCCGGTGGAAGTTCGACGGCACCACCGACGCGGCGCGTACCTCCGACGGGACCGGCAACAGCTCGTTGACGGCCAACGGCACCGTCGCCTGGTCCGCCGACCGCGACGGGGCGGCGGATCTCTCCGGGGCGGGTAGCCTCAGCACCCGGTCCGCGATGATCGACGCGGCGCGGGACTTCACCGTCAGCGCCTGGGCGTCGCCGGCGGACGTGACCGGCACCCGAAAGGTGCTCGCCGGGAGCGGAACCGCCCAGGACGCCTTCGACCTGCGTCTCGACGGTGGCCGATGGAAGTTCGTGCTGCGAGCGGTCGACGACCCGGACGCCACCACGGTGGCGGCGACCTCGACCAGCACCCCCACGGCCGGTGCCTGGACGCACCTGGCGGGCACGTACGACGTCAAGACCGGAACCATGCGGCTCTACGTCAACGGGGTGCTCGAGGACACCCGTACCGGTGCCCGGTCCTTCACCACGCGGGCGCCGTTCCGGATCGGCGCCGGCTCGTCCGCCGGAGTGCCGGCCGACCTGTGGACCGGCAAGATCGACGACGTCCACGTCTATCAGCGACTGCTCTCGGACAGCGACATCGCCAGGGTGACCGCGGGCACCGCCCCGGCGGGCAACGAGTCCGTCCAGCGCACCAGCTACACGGTCGACAACGGCGGCCTGGTCCGTTCGGTCACCGACGCCAACGGCCTCACCACGGACACCGAGTTCGACGAGGCAGGCCGTCCCACGGTGACCGTCCAGCCCGCCGTCAACGTCGAGACCGGGGGATCGTCACCGGTCAGCGCCCGCCCGATCTCCTCAGCCGGATACGACACCTTCGGCTCGGTCGTCGAGACCAAGGACCCCAACGGCAACGTCACCGTGCAGGACTACGACGCTGCCGGCCGGGTCACCGCGACCCGGATGCCGAGCTACACGCCACCAGGGGGCACCCCCGTCGAGCCCGTCGTCAGGCGCAGCTACGACGCGCTGGGGCAGCTCGAGACCGAGACGGATGCCCTCGAGAAGGTCACCGACTACGAGTACGACCAGTTGGGCCAGCTCACCGCGGTGACCGCGCCGGACGGTGGCGTCACCCGTTACACCTATGACCTGGCCGGAGACCGGTTGTCCACGACGGACCCTACCGGCGGACGTACCGAGGCGACCTACGACTACATGGGCCGCGTCCTGACGTCCACCGACGTGGTGCGGCAGACCGGAGCCAGCTACTCCAGCTCGTACTCGTACGGGCCGGGCGGCTGGCTGGCGTCGCAGACCTCGCCGGACGGGGTCACCGGCGCCACCACCTACAACGCGGCCGGGGAGGCGATCACCCAGACCGACGGCGCCGGGAAGACGACCCAGTTCGGCTTCGACGGAATCGGTCGGCCGAACCGGACCACCCTTCCGGACGGCACCTACACCACCGCAACCTACGACATGGCGAGCCAACCGTTCACCACCACCTCCTGGAGCGCGACCGGTAGCTCCCTGCGGACCGAGAAGCGGTACTACGACCGGGGCGGTCGAGTGGTCTACCAGGTCGATGCCCGGGAGACTGCGACCCGCTTCGGATACGACGCGGCGGGCCGCCTCAGCTTCCAGGTCGAGCCCATCTCCGCCTCCGACAACATCACCACCTTCTTCGGCTACGACGCCGCCGGCAACCAGACCCGGATGACCGACGGGCGGCAGAACCGGTTCATCACCACGTACAACTCGTGGAACCTGCCGGAGTCCCGCATCGAGCCGGCCACCTCCGCCACCCCGGGCGCGGCCGATCGCACCTTCACGGTCAGCTACGACGCGAGCGGCAGGGCGGTCACGCAGCGGTCTCCCGGTGGGGTCAGCGTCACCAACAGCTACGACGAGGTCGGCCGGCTGACCCAGCAGGTCGGCGCCGGCGCCGAGGCGACGAGCCCGGACCGCGTCTTCGACTACGACCGTGCCGGCCGGCTGACCTCGGTCTCCGGCACCACCGGCACGAACACCTTCACCTATGACGACAGAGGGCTGTTGCTCTCGACCGAGGGGCCCTCCGGTGCCTCGTCGTTCGCCTGGTCAGGCGACCGCAAGCTGGCAAGGCGCACCGACGCGGCCGGCGTGACCACGTTCGGCTACGACTCGGCGGGTCGACCGGCGACGGCGTCGAACCCCACGACCGGAGTCGCGACGAGCTACACCTACAACCTGCTCTCGCAGGTGCAGACCATCGGGTACGGCTCGGGTGGCAACGTCCGCACGCTGTCGTACGACGACCTGCACCGGCTGACCGGGGACGTGCTGAAGACCGCGGGCGGGCAGACCGTCGCATCTGTCGGCTACGGCTACGACGCCAACGGCAACGAGACGTCGAAGACGACCACGGGCTTCGCCGGATCGTCGACCAACACCTACACCTACGACCTGGCGAACCGCCTGACGGGCTGGGACAACGGCTCGACGCCGGTGGTCTACGCGTACGACAAGTCAGGTAACCGGGTCCAGGCCGGTTCGGTCACCTTCAGCTACGACCAGCGCAACCAACTGACCAGCTCCAGCAACGGAACCACCTACCGGTACACCCCGCGCGGCACGCTGGCCTCGGCCACCACGGCGGCCGGCGAGATGCTCACCGCCACGGACGCCTTCGGTCAGGTGCGGTCGCAGGGCCTGAGCGGCGGCGGCAGCCAGGCCTACGACTACGACGGTCTCGGGCGGCTCGTCCGCGCTGGATTCCAGTACACCGGAACGGGCAACACGCTCGCCGCCGACGGAGTCGCCCTCTACACCCGAGACATGACCGACGACCTGGTCGGCGTACGGTCGGCCGAGGAGAACCGGTACGCGTGGACCGACCGCCACCAGGACGTGGTGGGTCAGTTCGGCGGCACCGACCCGGCGCTGAGCGGCTCCACCGCGTACGACCCGCTCGGCCGCAGGCTCGCCGGCAGCGGGATGCTCGGCAACCTCGGCTACCAGTCGGAGTGGACCGACTCGTCGAACGGCCGGGTCAACATGTGGTCGCGTTGGTACAACCCGGATACCGGCCAGTTCGACACCCGCGACTCGGCCACGCTGTCGCCGACACCCACGTCGGTCACGGCCAACCGGTTCGCCTACGCGGACAACAACCCGCTCACGGTCACCGACCCGACCGGTCACTGGCCCAACTGGGGCAACACCTTCTCGTCGATGAAGTCCGGCCTGAGCAGCGCATGGAACTCCACCGCGAGTTCGCTCTCATCGGCCTGGCACGCGACGACAAGCACTCTGTCGTCCGCCTGGAACGCCACCACCAACTGGGCCTCACAGCAGTGGAACAGGGCGAAGAGCTGGGCCTCACAGCAGTGGGACAGGGCGAAGAACTGGGGGTCGCAGCAGTGGAACAGGGCGAAGAACTGGGCCACCGACACCTATCACAAGGCGCAGAAGAAGGTCGATGACGGTCGCAAATGGCTGGCCCAGAAGGCCGCCGAGGCCAAACGCAAGGCACAACAGCTAGCCAGCAACATCAAACAGGCCGGTAAGAACATGGTCACCAAGGTGATGAGCAACAAGCTCGTCGCCAAGACCGTGAACGGCATCGCCGACGCCTACAAGGCGACCGAGAAGTGGGTCCAGGAGCACAAGGCCGACATCGCCGGGTTCATCGTCGGCGCGGCCGTCGGCATCGGCTGCGGCGCCTTGATCGGCTGGACCGGCGTCGGGGCTATCGCCTGCGGCGCGCTCGCCGGGGCGGCCGGCTCACTGGTGACCGGCCTGATGAACGGTGAGCGGGGCATGGACCTGCTCAAGACCACCGCGCTGGGCGCTCTCGGTGGGGCGGTCGGTGGTCTTGGTGGCATCGTCGGGGGCCGGCTCGCCGCCGCCGTGGGCAGCCGTCTCAGCGGCTTCGCCGGAACCCTCGGCGGACGGGTGTTGGGCGGCGCGATCGGTGGTGGCACCGCGGATGCGATGACCCAGTTGGCCACCACCGGCCGGATCAACGTGACGCAGGTGGCGCTCGCTACGGGCGTCGGCGCCCTCGCCGGTGGTCTGAGCAAGGGTCGCGGTTCCTGCCACAGCTTCGAACCCGGAACGCGCGTCCTGATGGCGGACGGGACCACCCGTCCGATCAGGGACGTCAACATCGGGGACAGGGTCAAGGCGACCGATCCGACGACGGGCAAGACGGTGGCCAAGCCGGTCACCGCGCTGCACCTCAACCGAGACCGCGACCTGGCCGACGTCACGGTCTCCATTCGCCCCAAGGGCAAGGCTGCGACGCAGGCCACGCTCAAGACCACCCAGAATCACCCGTTCTGGAGTCAGTCCGGACGTCGATGGGTGACGGCCGGCGCGTTGGCGGTGGGTACCGCCCTGCTGTCCATCGGCGCGAGCAGTGCTGCCGTCGCCGACGTCCGCAGCCACACCGGCGCCCAGAACATGCGGGACCTCACGGTCGCCGACGTTCACACGTACTATGTCCTCGCTGGCACAACCCCGGTGCTCGTCCACAACTGCGGCACGGAGCCGATCAAACCGACCCGTACATTCCGCACCGAATCAGCCATTGACAATGAGCCGCAAGGTCCGCTTCCCCGGTCAGCCTTCAACGAGAATGGCCGGAACTTGGCGGATGGTGACCATCATTACGTGGTAATGAGGGACAATTCAGTGCGATCGATGCACAGCGACGATATGTTCGCGATCGACGAAACGTCTGGTCATACCAGCCTGTCGGGGGGTGAGCCAGTTTTCATGGCTGGGCACTTCCAGGCCTCGGGGGGTCGTATTAGCGAGTTTGACAACTGGTCCGGTCACTATTCACCGAACAATGCAATTCCGGGTTATCGGCCTATTTCGGACGTTGCCAGAGCGGCCCTTGAAAATAACGGATTCCCAGGCGCTCGAAGTGCGGCATGGGATGATATTACGGAGTGA